The DNA region GCGTTGTGGGAAGTGATCCTTCATATCGCCCAGCATTTTTTTAAGACGATAAGGCGTGTCCATCAAAATGATGGCGCGTTTTTCCTTGGTCAATTCGCGCAGTGCTTTGCCACGGGCTTCAGTTTCTGCGGGAATGAAACCACGGAAAACAAATTCGTCCAGACGTTGACCGCTCAGGGATAGCAATCCCATAAGGGCGGAAGCACCCAGAACTGATTTTACCGGAATATTTTTTTGGCGACACAAGCGAACCAGGTCTGCTCCGGGGTCACAAAACCCAGGGGTGCCGCAGTCAGTGACCAGAGCCACCATTTTTTTCTCACACAAAGGCACGAGCGCTGCTTTGTCATCCGGTGTGGAGTGTTCATCCAGCACTTCATAGGACTTTCCGGTGATTCCATGTACGCGTAAAAGTTTGGATGCTTCTTTGGTGCTTTCGCAAATCACAACTTCGCAGTCCTTCAGTATTTGCAGGGCGCGCAAAGATATTTCGCTGGTGTCACCAATCGGAGTTGCCACTAGGTACAACATTAGGAATTCCTTTGATTCAGGACAAAGTTCATAATTCGAGGCAGGTCAGGAGGTGGTTCTGCCTTGCCCGAATGGGTGCTGTCAAAAAAAATACTC from Bdellovibrio sp. GT3 includes:
- a CDS encoding SAM-dependent methyltransferase, whose translation is MLYLVATPIGDTSEISLRALQILKDCEVVICESTKEASKLLRVHGITGKSYEVLDEHSTPDDKAALVPLCEKKMVALVTDCGTPGFCDPGADLVRLCRQKNIPVKSVLGASALMGLLSLSGQRLDEFVFRGFIPAETEARGKALRELTKEKRAIILMDTPYRLKKMLGDMKDHFPQRRMLLSLNLSQEDELNLEGTIDQIAKKVPFEKAEFMLLLYPA